One window from the genome of Zymoseptoria tritici IPO323 chromosome 11, whole genome shotgun sequence encodes:
- the GPM1 gene encoding phosphoglycerate mutase 1 (similarity to yeast and human enzyme type), producing MPAPYKLIILRHGRSEWNEKNLFTGWVDVPLNEQGIKEATQAGKLLKKHNYLPEILFTSLLRRAIVTADLALDEADRLWIPVKRSWKLNERHYGGLQGLDKAEAAEREGAEQVHIWRRSFDVRPPATSEEYRKSEDEGGRYASQGIEVPATECLKDVLVRVLPYWTEDIVGELKKGRTVLIAAHGNSLRALMKELEGISDEDIPGVEIPTGVPIVYELDEEFKGKGRQLE from the coding sequence ATGCCCGCCCCTTACAaactcatcatcctccgccaCGGCCGCTCAGAATGGAACGAAAAGAACCTCTTCACAGGCTGGGTTGACGTCCCACTCAACGAACAAGGAATCAAAGAAGCCACTCAAGCCGGGAAACTGCTCAAAAAACACAACTACCTCCCCGAAATCCTcttcacctccctcctccgccgcgccATCGTCACCGCTGACCTCGCTCTCGACGAAGCTGACAGACTCTGGATCCCCGTCAAGCGATCCTGGAAACTCAACGAACGCCACTACGGCGGTCTGCAGGGTCTCGACAAAGCTGAAGCCGCTGAACGAGAAGGTGCAGAACAAGTCCATATCTGGCGGAGGTCGTTTGATGTTCGGCCTCCTGCTACGAGTGAGGAGTATCGGAAGTCAGAGGATGAAGGTGGGAGGTATGCTTCGCAAGGGATTGAAGTGCCGGCTACGGAGTGCTTGAAAGATGTGCTTGTGAGGGTTCTGCCGTATTGGACGGAGGATATTGTGGGTGAGTTGAAGAAGGGGAGGACGGTGTTGATCGCGGCGCATGGGAATAGTTTGAGGGCGTTGATGAAGGAGCTGGAGGGGATTAGTGATGAGGATATTCCGGGCGTGGAGATTCCGACGGGGGTGCCGATTGTTTATGAGTTGGATGAGGAGTTCAAGGGGAAAGGGAGGCAGTTGGAGTGA
- the MgPtp1 gene encoding phosphotyrosine-specific protein phosphatase (Phosphotyrosine-specific protein phosphatase related to yeast Ptp1 that dephosphorylates a broad range of substrates in vivo, including Fpr3; localized to the cytoplasm and the mitochondria) → MANNPPPLPAFLQQSKTDLHSKFVDLEWQQRNRLAQGTSHPANGSPDSSPFARLTGTHISSRNRYLNVEPFAANRVKLRVASASDNDYINASPISLGKRRYIATQGPKDTSVAHFYRMLLEESQNPAVVVMLTQTHESGKEKCFQYYPSSERDSPLHLPVKASEEEVVEQNGHEEAYNGTVELISVERHTPSRSEVRRMRLRFEDKPNQEREVRHLLFEGWPDFLVPEGDDRAALVELVRLSAALTTYSPANGSLASTLASASPSNPRIVHCSAGVGRSGTFIALDYLLSEMFEGNWDNLAIGRDPVAETVDELRKQRMMMVQGESQFMFLYEALREQWAKKGGGEDAKGGANR, encoded by the exons ATGGCTAACAATCCGCCCCCGCTGCCAGCCTTCCTCCAGCAGTCCAAGACTG ACCTCCACTCCAAGTTCGTCGACCTCGAATGGCAACAACGCAACCGCCTCGCCCAAGGCACCTCGCATCCCGCCAATGGCTCGCCCGACTCCTCCCCCTTCGCACGCCTCACGGGCACCCACATCTCCTCCCGCAACCGCTACCTCAACGTCGAACCCTTCGCCGCCAACCGCGTCAAGCTCCGCGTGGCATCCGCCTCCGACAACGACTACATCAACGCTTCTCCCATCTCCCTAGGCAAGAGACGATACATCGCAACCCAAGGTCCGAAAGACACAAGCGTAGCGCATTTCTACCGCATGTTGTTGGAGGAGTCGCAGAATCCCGCGGTGGTGGTCATGTTGACGCAGACACACGAGTCGGGGAAAGAGAAGTGTTTCCAGTACTACCCGTCGAGCGAGAGGGACAGTCCGCTACACCTACCAGTGAAAGCgagtgaagaggaggtggtcgagCAGAACGGACATGAAGAGGCATACAACGGCACAGTCGAGCTCATCAGCGTGGAGAGACACACACCCTCTCGATCAGAGGTGAGACGGATGAGGCTGAGATTCGAAGACAAACCCAACCAAGAACGCGAagtccgccatctcctcttcGAAGGCTGGCCAGATTTTCTCGTTCCCGAAGGCGACGACCGCGCCGCTCTCGTCGAACTCGTGCGACTATCCGCAGCACTTACAACCTACTCCCCTGCCAACGGCTCTCTCGCCTCCACACTCGCTTCCGCATCGCCGTCGAACCCGCGCATTGTGCATTGCTCCGCTGGAGTCGGCCGTTCAGGGACGTTCATCGCGCTGGACTACCTCCTCAGTGAGATGTTCGAGGGAAACTGGGACAATCTGGCGATAGGAAGGGATCCGGTCGCCGAGACGGTGGACGAGCTGCGGAAAcagaggatgatgatggttCAGGGCGAGAGCCAATTCATGTTCTTGTACGAGGCATTGAGGGAGCAGTGGGCGAAgaaaggtggaggagaggatgcgAAGGGTGGAGCGAATCGATGA